One Thermincola ferriacetica DNA window includes the following coding sequences:
- a CDS encoding CPBP family intramembrane glutamic endopeptidase has product MERHIKKILIITGHLVFIRFLAEVLTGVLIKGLAGVIPEDLQLPAYRLYFAGSLLAVGVVYGSKLLGFEIAGFFAHRAAWGRLFSGMLAAFGSVAAIILLSVWLGTYNISVGRLTFKPGQMMFFFGLFILVAFAEELLHRGIIFRLTEKHYSGSTAIILSALTFSLMHLFNKGITLLAFLNIFLVGLLMAEKAAGTGSLWWPVGFHFAWNAMEGLGFSLPVSGLAVPGILNVVPERSVIKSPFWGAEFGPEGSIVTTAVAVIILMFRNIRKG; this is encoded by the coding sequence TTGGAAAGGCATATAAAGAAAATATTGATTATTACCGGGCACCTGGTTTTCATTCGGTTTTTGGCGGAAGTCCTGACCGGTGTCCTTATTAAAGGACTGGCCGGGGTCATTCCGGAGGACTTGCAGCTTCCCGCGTACCGGTTATATTTTGCCGGTTCCCTGCTGGCGGTGGGCGTTGTTTACGGTTCTAAGCTGCTGGGATTTGAAATAGCCGGTTTTTTTGCCCACCGGGCGGCCTGGGGCAGACTTTTTTCAGGTATGTTGGCGGCCTTTGGGTCTGTAGCCGCCATCATACTGTTATCGGTTTGGTTAGGTACTTATAATATTTCCGTTGGCCGGTTGACTTTTAAACCGGGCCAGATGATGTTTTTTTTCGGCCTTTTCATACTGGTAGCCTTTGCAGAAGAATTGCTCCACCGGGGGATAATTTTTCGCTTGACAGAAAAGCACTATTCCGGGAGTACAGCCATAATATTATCAGCTTTGACTTTTTCCCTCATGCACCTTTTCAATAAAGGTATAACTCTCTTAGCATTTCTCAACATCTTTTTAGTTGGCTTATTAATGGCCGAAAAGGCAGCCGGGACAGGCAGTCTTTGGTGGCCCGTCGGTTTTCATTTTGCATGGAACGCTATGGAAGGTCTTGGCTTTTCTCTTCCGGTGAGCGGTTTGGCAGTACCCGGTATATTGAATGTGGTACCGGAGCGCAGTGTTATAAAAAGCCCCTTTTGGGGCGCCGAGTTCGGGCCGGAGGGCAGTATTGTCACCACTGCAGTGGCAGTAATTATTTTAATGTTCCGTAACATACGTAAGGGGTAA
- a CDS encoding PilN domain-containing protein, with product MKGSINLLPLEYRKKPIANREQVILIVLILAVLFYMVYYGVGVAGVEMTQYRQELSMAVAELEKMQDGLRKYEQKLAQNQVLSTNKRLAESLQKEIKPATPVIMEINKIIPAGVVLNAMETGDNGTLSLKGTAPGLAQVSDFIDRLNQSAHYKNARAINIQEADTGKALWNFEITCAWQKGGDGQ from the coding sequence ATGAAAGGTTCCATTAACCTGTTGCCTTTGGAATACCGGAAAAAGCCTATAGCCAACCGCGAACAGGTTATCCTCATAGTTCTGATTTTGGCGGTCCTGTTTTATATGGTTTATTACGGCGTTGGCGTGGCCGGTGTAGAAATGACGCAATACAGGCAGGAACTGAGTATGGCTGTTGCCGAGCTGGAGAAGATGCAGGACGGGCTCCGGAAATACGAGCAGAAACTGGCCCAAAACCAGGTTCTTTCTACCAACAAGAGGCTGGCCGAGTCGTTACAGAAGGAAATTAAACCGGCTACTCCTGTTATCATGGAAATTAATAAGATTATTCCCGCCGGGGTTGTGCTGAATGCCATGGAAACCGGTGATAACGGCACCCTAAGTTTGAAGGGTACGGCGCCCGGCCTGGCTCAAGTTTCCGATTTTATCGATCGCCTGAACCAGAGTGCCCATTATAAAAATGCGCGTGCGATAAATATTCAGGAAGCTGATACGGGTAAAGCTTTATGGAACTTTGAAATCACCTGCGCCTGGCAAAAAGGTGGTGACGGGCAATGA
- a CDS encoding TldD/PmbA family protein, with translation MVRSENTQEYMELAAYVVKKAREMGAGQSEAFLINSRELSVDVREGQVETMKLAEDRGLGIRIFKEGRIGFAFTSDLDKQAVNDIIAQALKNSDKTTADDFNSLPETAGNYPQLDLFDPIIHQVPVEDKIALAKHIEEIAKNYDRRITNTERAAYFDVEYAVTLANSLGVAETYKGSYCGAYMDVVAEENGDSQTGFGLQFVLKYRDLDPKAIGEEAAEKAIHKLGAKTVPTQKAYVVFDPYVATNFLGVLAPALSAEAVQKGKSIFAGKVGQQVAASAISLIDNGAMPGQTGSAPFDGEGVPTSETVLVQDGQLQGFLHNAYTARKDKTQPTGNGIRGSFKSMPEVGTTNFYIKPGQVSREDVISQVDKGLYVTEVMGMHTANPISGDFSVGAAGIWIENGKFAYPVRGVAIAGNLLDLLRNVVAVADDLRFFGGKGAPTICIGGITISGH, from the coding sequence ATGGTAAGATCAGAAAATACACAGGAATATATGGAGCTGGCCGCATATGTGGTGAAAAAGGCCCGGGAAATGGGAGCGGGCCAATCGGAAGCCTTTCTGATAAATTCCAGGGAATTGTCCGTAGATGTTCGGGAAGGGCAAGTTGAAACGATGAAACTGGCTGAAGACCGGGGGTTGGGGATACGGATTTTTAAAGAGGGCAGAATCGGATTTGCTTTTACCTCAGACCTTGATAAGCAGGCAGTCAACGACATTATTGCCCAGGCTCTGAAAAATTCGGACAAAACGACCGCAGACGATTTTAACAGTTTGCCGGAAACGGCGGGGAATTACCCGCAACTGGATTTATTTGACCCGATAATTCATCAGGTCCCCGTCGAGGATAAAATAGCCCTGGCCAAGCACATTGAGGAAATAGCCAAGAATTATGACCGCCGTATTACTAACACGGAAAGGGCCGCTTATTTTGATGTCGAATATGCTGTAACCCTGGCCAATTCCCTGGGTGTAGCGGAGACATATAAGGGTTCTTACTGCGGGGCTTATATGGATGTTGTGGCTGAAGAAAACGGCGATAGCCAGACCGGTTTCGGACTGCAGTTTGTCTTGAAATACCGGGATTTAGACCCTAAGGCCATCGGGGAAGAAGCAGCAGAAAAAGCCATTCATAAACTGGGGGCAAAAACTGTTCCCACCCAAAAAGCTTATGTGGTTTTTGACCCTTATGTGGCCACTAATTTTCTCGGCGTCCTGGCTCCTGCCCTTTCTGCGGAGGCGGTTCAAAAAGGCAAGTCCATCTTCGCCGGAAAAGTAGGGCAGCAGGTTGCTGCATCTGCGATCAGTCTGATTGACAACGGCGCCATGCCCGGGCAAACGGGGTCAGCGCCTTTTGACGGGGAAGGAGTGCCTACATCGGAGACGGTTTTAGTGCAGGACGGCCAACTGCAGGGCTTTTTACACAATGCTTATACAGCGCGTAAAGATAAAACGCAACCTACCGGAAATGGTATCCGGGGTTCTTTTAAAAGTATGCCGGAAGTAGGGACTACTAACTTTTATATAAAACCGGGCCAGGTATCCAGGGAAGATGTGATTAGCCAAGTTGATAAAGGCCTGTATGTGACGGAAGTCATGGGCATGCATACGGCAAATCCCATATCCGGTGATTTTTCTGTAGGAGCGGCAGGTATCTGGATAGAAAACGGCAAATTTGCTTACCCGGTGAGGGGTGTGGCTATTGCCGGAAACTTGCTGGATCTTTTGAGAAATGTAGTAGCCGTGGCTGATGACCTGCGTTTTTTTGGCGGAAAGGGAGCTCCTACCATCTGTATCGGAGGAATTACCATAAGCGGCCATTAA
- the rnhA gene encoding ribonuclease HI, with product MKKVTIYTDGACSGNPGPGGWGAILLYGEKSKEISGYEPSTTNNRMELTAAIKALRALKEPCEVDLYSDSAYLVNAFQQDWLGKWQQKGWVNSKKEPVENQDLWQELLKLTKTHKVKWIKVKGHADNEFNNRCDELARGEITAHQN from the coding sequence TTGAAAAAGGTTACCATATATACCGACGGGGCATGTTCAGGGAATCCTGGCCCCGGCGGCTGGGGAGCCATACTTTTGTATGGTGAAAAAAGCAAAGAAATATCGGGCTATGAACCGTCTACGACCAACAACCGCATGGAGTTGACGGCGGCCATCAAAGCCCTCCGAGCCTTAAAGGAACCGTGTGAGGTAGACCTTTACAGCGACAGCGCATATCTGGTCAATGCCTTTCAGCAGGACTGGTTGGGCAAATGGCAACAAAAGGGATGGGTGAACAGCAAAAAAGAACCGGTAGAAAACCAGGACCTTTGGCAGGAACTCCTCAAGCTTACCAAAACCCATAAGGTAAAGTGGATAAAGGTGAAAGGACATGCCGACAATGAATTTAACAACCGGTGCGATGAATTGGCCAGGGGCGAAATAACAGCCCATCAAAATTGA
- a CDS encoding TldD/PmbA family protein, giving the protein MLSRDDLQDVLRQAIANGGDFADIFIERKKTTGIGCEDDKIERINSGIDVGAGIRVISGEATAYAYTNDISREGLMKAAKIVSHAAGENKRDITFNLTEVKPVVDFEFQKVPDTVPTDDKVALVLQANKTAREYDKRIKQVAVGVGDVMQQVTIANTLGNYVEDERVRTRFMINTVGASEGVIQTGYNAVGGLVGYELFDEFNPEDVAREAAGRAIKMLEAQPAPAGKMPVVMAAEAGGTMVHEACGHGLEADLVQKRLSVYANKKGEQVAADIVTVIDDATIKNKYGSFRFDDEGERGQKTVLIKDGELVEYMYDRLTAMKEKRESTGNGRRESYQDKPIPRMTNTYIAPGKDDPEKIIKSIENGLLVKKMGGGQVNTTNGDFVFDVAEGYLIRDGQVVAPVRGATLTGNGPEVLKIVDMVGNDLGYTIGTCGKDGQGVPVSDAQPTMRIPEIVVGGTGVSDGPTIRRIRRI; this is encoded by the coding sequence GTGCTTTCCAGGGATGATTTGCAGGATGTACTGCGGCAGGCGATAGCCAACGGCGGGGATTTCGCCGACATTTTTATCGAACGGAAAAAGACTACCGGTATCGGCTGTGAAGATGACAAAATAGAAAGGATTAATTCCGGGATTGACGTAGGGGCCGGTATCAGGGTAATTTCAGGTGAAGCGACGGCTTACGCTTACACCAATGACATCAGCAGGGAAGGGCTGATGAAGGCCGCAAAAATCGTCAGCCACGCAGCCGGTGAAAATAAAAGGGATATTACCTTTAATCTGACAGAGGTTAAACCGGTGGTGGATTTTGAATTCCAAAAGGTGCCGGATACGGTTCCCACTGATGACAAGGTGGCGTTGGTTTTGCAGGCCAATAAAACGGCCCGGGAGTACGATAAGCGCATCAAACAGGTAGCCGTGGGTGTAGGTGACGTTATGCAGCAGGTTACCATTGCCAATACTTTAGGAAACTACGTGGAAGATGAACGGGTCCGTACCCGGTTTATGATAAATACAGTCGGCGCCAGCGAAGGTGTAATTCAAACGGGTTATAATGCTGTCGGCGGTCTGGTAGGGTATGAGCTCTTTGACGAATTTAACCCCGAGGATGTAGCTCGTGAGGCAGCCGGTCGCGCCATTAAGATGTTGGAGGCCCAACCGGCTCCTGCCGGGAAGATGCCGGTGGTAATGGCCGCAGAAGCAGGGGGAACGATGGTACACGAAGCCTGCGGACATGGCTTGGAAGCCGATTTGGTGCAAAAGAGGCTTTCGGTGTATGCCAATAAGAAAGGTGAACAGGTAGCTGCCGACATCGTTACAGTAATTGATGATGCCACGATAAAAAATAAGTATGGTTCCTTCCGGTTTGACGATGAAGGGGAAAGAGGGCAGAAAACGGTTCTTATCAAGGATGGGGAACTGGTCGAATACATGTATGACCGGCTGACGGCCATGAAAGAAAAAAGGGAATCCACGGGCAACGGAAGGCGGGAATCTTACCAGGATAAACCAATTCCCCGTATGACCAATACCTATATTGCACCGGGAAAAGATGACCCGGAGAAAATCATTAAAAGTATTGAAAACGGTTTGCTGGTCAAGAAGATGGGCGGCGGTCAGGTCAACACTACCAACGGCGATTTTGTCTTTGATGTGGCCGAGGGTTACCTAATCCGTGACGGCCAGGTAGTTGCACCGGTGCGCGGCGCCACTTTGACGGGCAACGGGCCGGAAGTGCTTAAAATCGTTGATATGGTTGGTAATGACTTGGGTTATACCATCGGGACATGCGGGAAAGACGGCCAGGGCGTGCCAGTGTCTGATGCCCAGCCGACCATGCGGATCCCCGAAATCGTGGTCGGCGGTACAGGCGTATCCGACGGTCCCACAATCCGAAGGATCCGCAGAATATGA
- the aroB gene encoding 3-dehydroquinate synthase, with amino-acid sequence MEGNESLEEVRVELGENSYSIIIGNDILSGLGAALKELPIGEKIMVVTNPTVQELYGDITIRSLENAGFQVVMGIVPDGEQYKSMASAQALYDTAFAAGLDRKSAVLALGGGVIGDLAGFVAATYMRGVPFVQVPTTLLAQVDSSVGGKVAVNHPKGKNIIGSFYQPKLVYADINTLRTLDERQFRAGMAEVIKYGVIWDAGFFSYLEENLHKIKGMQNETLVKIVRRSCEIKAHVVEQDEKESGIRAILNYGHTFGHAIEALTNYSVFVHGEAVAIGMVTANRLAQRIGLLSQADLDRIGLLIAKTGLPVDCGNINKQAMLRKMYFDKKVQSGRIKYILPEKIGRVRITDAVDESDVLAVL; translated from the coding sequence ATGGAAGGGAACGAAAGTTTAGAAGAAGTACGGGTGGAGTTGGGTGAAAACAGCTACTCCATAATTATCGGCAATGATATTCTTTCCGGGCTGGGAGCCGCACTGAAAGAGCTGCCTATCGGGGAGAAAATTATGGTTGTTACCAATCCCACAGTGCAGGAGCTGTATGGTGACATTACCATACGCAGTCTGGAAAATGCCGGCTTTCAGGTCGTCATGGGTATAGTGCCTGATGGGGAACAGTATAAGTCCATGGCCAGCGCCCAGGCGCTTTACGATACGGCCTTTGCAGCCGGGTTAGACAGAAAATCAGCCGTATTGGCGTTGGGTGGCGGCGTCATCGGAGATTTGGCCGGGTTTGTAGCGGCTACCTACATGAGGGGTGTCCCCTTTGTTCAGGTGCCTACTACCCTGTTGGCCCAGGTGGACAGCAGTGTAGGGGGGAAGGTAGCAGTAAATCATCCGAAGGGTAAAAATATTATTGGTTCTTTTTATCAGCCCAAACTGGTTTATGCCGATATCAATACCCTGCGTACGCTGGATGAACGGCAGTTCAGGGCGGGAATGGCAGAGGTAATAAAATACGGCGTTATCTGGGATGCCGGATTTTTTTCTTATCTTGAGGAGAATCTGCATAAAATTAAAGGGATGCAAAATGAAACCCTGGTTAAGATAGTCAGGCGGTCATGTGAAATTAAGGCGCACGTGGTAGAACAGGATGAAAAGGAATCAGGGATCAGGGCCATTCTTAACTACGGTCACACCTTTGGCCACGCCATTGAAGCGCTGACAAATTACAGTGTTTTTGTGCACGGGGAAGCAGTGGCCATCGGTATGGTCACAGCCAACCGCCTGGCGCAGAGGATTGGCCTTTTATCTCAGGCTGACTTGGACAGAATAGGTCTTCTGATTGCAAAGACCGGGCTGCCTGTTGATTGCGGGAACATAAATAAGCAGGCCATGCTCAGGAAAATGTATTTTGATAAAAAAGTCCAGTCCGGCCGGATAAAATATATCCTGCCGGAAAAAATAGGCAGGGTTAGAATAACCGACGCTGTTGACGAGAGTGATGTGCTGGCTGTCCTATGA
- a CDS encoding superoxide dismutase: MHKEIIAKPLKPELLKLDGISTKQITEHYEILYKGYVKTTNEIRRKLSQVSRENQNPRYTEFRELKVEETFNLNGVVLHELYFNNLGGDGGPPIGKIRNAIIHNFGSIEKWEEDFKAAAASSRGWVVLAYDFRDKRLHNFLLDAHNVGVIQSSAPVLIIDVYEHAYFIDYGAKRAPYIDAFMKNIDWGVVNHRFETPWRE; the protein is encoded by the coding sequence ATGCATAAAGAAATTATAGCCAAACCACTAAAACCAGAGTTGTTAAAACTTGATGGCATCTCTACAAAACAGATAACTGAGCATTATGAAATTTTGTATAAAGGTTATGTTAAAACAACTAACGAAATTCGGCGGAAACTGTCTCAGGTGTCGAGAGAAAATCAAAACCCCCGCTATACCGAATTTCGGGAATTAAAGGTAGAAGAAACCTTTAATCTTAACGGAGTGGTCCTCCATGAACTGTATTTTAACAACTTGGGCGGAGATGGAGGCCCGCCGATCGGAAAAATCAGAAATGCAATTATACATAATTTCGGCTCCATTGAAAAATGGGAGGAAGATTTTAAAGCGGCCGCCGCTTCATCCCGCGGATGGGTTGTGCTGGCTTATGATTTCCGGGATAAAAGATTGCATAACTTCCTTCTGGATGCTCATAATGTCGGCGTAATTCAAAGTTCGGCTCCTGTGCTGATTATCGATGTTTATGAACACGCTTATTTTATAGATTATGGAGCTAAACGAGCTCCTTATATTGACGCATTCATGAAAAATATCGACTGGGGTGTTGTCAATCACAGATTTGAAACTCCCTGGCGGGAATAA
- a CDS encoding shikimate kinase, which translates to MNIVLIGFMGTGKSTIGRKLAAKLGMEFYDTDQDIEEVTGMTIPQLFKKHGEIRFRSEEAAAVKRAMRKDGRVIATGGGVVLNPDNVAVLKQNSFMVCLTADKDTIYERVRRKKNRPLLHGDMQKNIERLLKEREPYYQVADIYIDTSACSVEEVEQQIIEAFKAGQER; encoded by the coding sequence TTGAATATTGTTTTAATTGGTTTTATGGGGACGGGAAAATCAACCATCGGACGGAAACTGGCGGCCAAACTGGGTATGGAGTTTTATGACACGGACCAGGATATAGAAGAAGTAACGGGCATGACGATTCCCCAGCTTTTTAAAAAACACGGTGAAATACGGTTCCGTTCCGAAGAAGCGGCTGCGGTGAAAAGGGCAATGCGGAAAGACGGCCGGGTAATTGCCACCGGGGGCGGCGTGGTGCTGAACCCTGATAATGTGGCGGTGCTGAAGCAAAACAGCTTCATGGTATGCCTTACCGCCGACAAAGACACTATATACGAACGGGTGCGCCGTAAAAAGAACCGGCCGTTGCTACACGGCGATATGCAGAAAAATATTGAGCGGTTGTTAAAGGAACGGGAACCTTATTACCAGGTTGCTGACATTTATATAGATACTTCGGCATGTTCCGTGGAAGAAGTTGAGCAGCAGATAATAGAGGCATTTAAAGCCGGACAGGAAAGGTAG
- the aroQ gene encoding type II 3-dehydroquinate dehydratase translates to MARIKVIHGPNLNLLGKREPDIYGTVSLDRINARLEEIAAELGLKLEIVQFNAEGQIIDAIQEAAVSCQGILINPAAYTHYSIAIRDAIAASAIPTVEVHLSNIYAREEFRHVSVTASVCAGQISGFGPRSYELGLRALADIIKDK, encoded by the coding sequence ATGGCGAGGATCAAAGTTATTCACGGGCCAAATCTTAACCTGCTGGGCAAGCGCGAACCCGATATTTATGGTACAGTCAGCCTGGACCGGATAAACGCCAGACTGGAGGAAATAGCTGCCGAATTGGGCTTAAAACTGGAAATTGTCCAATTCAATGCGGAAGGTCAGATTATTGATGCTATCCAGGAAGCGGCTGTTTCCTGTCAGGGCATTCTCATTAATCCGGCAGCATATACCCACTACAGTATTGCTATCAGAGACGCCATCGCTGCTTCGGCCATTCCGACTGTTGAAGTACATCTATCAAATATCTATGCCCGCGAAGAGTTTCGACATGTTTCTGTTACAGCATCTGTTTGCGCCGGTCAGATTTCGGGTTTTGGTCCGAGAAGTTATGAATTGGGATTGCGGGCGTTGGCAGATATAATAAAAGATAAATAG
- the aroC gene encoding chorismate synthase codes for MLRFLNAGESHGPALTAIVEGMPAGVPVTEEYINTQLARRQMGYGRGGRMKIERDQVEFTAGVRGGFTLGTPICLVIRNRDYANWEKIMTPSPSADLDEMVVTRPRPGHADLAGAIKYNHADIRNVLERASARETATRVAVGALGRRLLEMFGIQIFGHVVQIGSVRAVIPPSYEEVRRLAAASELFCADPEAEQAMKTEIDASKEAGDSLGGIFEVVVTNLPVGLGSFVQWDRKLDGRLAQAVMSIQAVKGVEIGMGFRAATLPGSQVHDEIFYDSGGFYRCTNRAGGLEGGITNGEPLVIRAAMKPIPTLYKPLKSVDLATKEPFAASVERSDTCAVPAAAVVAEAAVAFELARAMIEKFGGDSLAEMQRNYEAYVAYVRQV; via the coding sequence TTGTTGAGGTTTTTAAATGCCGGGGAATCACACGGGCCTGCCCTGACGGCTATTGTCGAGGGTATGCCTGCCGGGGTGCCTGTTACCGAGGAATACATAAATACTCAGTTAGCGCGCCGTCAGATGGGATACGGCCGGGGCGGACGCATGAAGATTGAAAGGGACCAGGTGGAATTTACTGCCGGGGTGCGGGGTGGTTTCACCCTCGGAACCCCTATTTGTTTGGTGATCAGGAACCGTGACTATGCCAATTGGGAAAAAATCATGACTCCTTCTCCATCGGCTGATTTGGACGAAATGGTGGTTACGAGGCCGCGCCCGGGTCATGCCGATCTGGCCGGCGCCATCAAGTATAACCACGCCGACATTCGCAATGTGCTGGAAAGGGCCAGCGCGAGGGAAACCGCCACACGGGTAGCCGTTGGAGCTTTAGGTCGGCGGCTTCTGGAAATGTTTGGCATCCAGATTTTCGGTCACGTAGTGCAGATTGGTTCGGTGCGGGCTGTTATCCCCCCATCCTATGAGGAAGTCCGGCGGTTGGCTGCGGCGTCGGAATTGTTTTGTGCCGACCCTGAGGCTGAGCAGGCTATGAAAACGGAAATTGATGCGTCTAAAGAAGCAGGCGATTCCCTGGGCGGCATATTTGAGGTTGTGGTAACCAACCTGCCGGTCGGTTTAGGGAGTTTCGTCCAGTGGGACCGTAAGCTGGACGGGCGCCTGGCCCAGGCGGTAATGAGCATCCAGGCTGTCAAAGGCGTAGAAATCGGCATGGGTTTCCGGGCGGCCACTTTACCTGGTTCACAAGTTCATGATGAAATATTTTACGACTCTGGCGGCTTCTACCGTTGTACCAACCGGGCCGGCGGGCTGGAAGGCGGTATTACCAACGGGGAACCATTGGTGATCAGGGCAGCTATGAAACCGATCCCGACTTTGTATAAGCCTTTAAAAAGCGTTGATTTGGCGACCAAAGAACCCTTTGCAGCATCGGTAGAACGGTCGGACACCTGTGCTGTGCCGGCGGCTGCCGTTGTGGCCGAAGCGGCTGTGGCCTTTGAACTGGCCAGGGCCATGATAGAGAAATTTGGCGGGGACAGCCTGGCGGAAATGCAGCGGAATTATGAAGCCTACGTGGCCTATGTAAGGCAGGTGTAA
- a CDS encoding FmdE family protein, with protein MCVEKTPWEKAVEFHGHACPGLALGFRAAQLALQELGVDRDIDEELVAIVENDSCSIDAIQSLTGCTVGKGNMIMRNNGKQVFTIGKRSGGQAVRVALKFGVMQGKGDREERIKKLLHGPAEELFDIRKVDLELPGKAIIFNTVQCSRCGEGVMEPKARLRDGKPVCPDCFSEYTRGF; from the coding sequence ATGTGCGTGGAAAAAACACCTTGGGAAAAAGCCGTAGAATTCCATGGACATGCCTGTCCCGGATTGGCCCTGGGGTTTCGGGCAGCGCAACTGGCTCTTCAAGAACTGGGCGTGGATAGGGATATTGATGAGGAACTTGTGGCCATTGTTGAGAACGACAGTTGTTCCATTGACGCGATTCAGTCTCTGACAGGATGTACTGTGGGGAAAGGCAATATGATCATGCGGAACAATGGTAAGCAGGTATTTACCATAGGAAAGAGGTCAGGGGGGCAGGCTGTCCGGGTGGCCTTAAAATTTGGCGTAATGCAGGGAAAAGGGGACAGGGAGGAACGAATTAAAAAACTCCTGCACGGTCCCGCCGAGGAGTTATTTGATATCAGGAAGGTTGACCTGGAACTGCCCGGAAAGGCCATCATTTTTAATACTGTCCAGTGCAGCCGGTGCGGTGAAGGTGTTATGGAACCCAAAGCCCGGCTGAGGGACGGTAAACCTGTTTGTCCGGACTGTTTTAGTGAGTATACAAGAGGGTTTTAA
- a CDS encoding type 4a pilus biogenesis protein PilO translates to MKLKGLNMSEREKTTLLIGLFAVLIVAFYFYMYQPTESQIAGLKSELAAVQAKLKAVKEITGNPGAFEAHMEANRAAIQTIETKLPSGENATGFIRSVEEKAKAANIKVIALKPGETVDKGQYLVYKYTVDIRGQYRDITRYCESLEKLPRLVNITGWKMTKGQDKALTATLLLEIYSAKGRPPIPEEKIRIPDQDRNPFV, encoded by the coding sequence ATGAAACTTAAAGGCTTGAATATGAGTGAACGGGAAAAGACCACCCTGCTAATTGGCCTGTTTGCCGTGCTGATAGTTGCTTTTTACTTCTATATGTACCAGCCCACGGAAAGCCAGATAGCCGGGCTTAAGTCGGAATTGGCAGCCGTACAGGCCAAACTGAAAGCGGTGAAGGAGATAACCGGTAATCCGGGCGCCTTCGAAGCCCACATGGAGGCTAACAGGGCTGCAATTCAGACCATTGAAACCAAGCTGCCTTCAGGTGAAAACGCCACGGGGTTTATTCGGTCTGTTGAAGAAAAAGCCAAAGCCGCCAATATAAAGGTAATTGCCTTAAAACCGGGCGAAACTGTTGATAAAGGCCAGTACCTGGTTTACAAATATACGGTGGACATCAGGGGACAGTATCGTGATATTACCCGGTACTGCGAATCCCTGGAAAAACTGCCCCGGTTGGTGAACATAACCGGCTGGAAGATGACCAAAGGCCAGGACAAGGCGCTCACAGCTACTCTGCTTTTGGAGATATACAGCGCCAAGGGCCGGCCGCCTATACCTGAGGAGAAAATCCGGATACCTGACCAGGATAGGAATCCTTTTGTTTAG